CCTAACTTTTCAGGGGAGAGTTTTCCGCCCTCATCTACCAGCTCCCCCAGAGAGGGGAAGGAGAGACGGCCGCCGTCAACGGGGAAGTACTTTGCCTGAAAGAGCTTGCAGGCCTTGTAGAGGGCGATTAGTTTCTCTCCACCCTTCTTACCCGCAAGCCCTACTGCCTCCCTAACCAGCAGGTAGAGGTCGTTTAAGAACTCCTCCACTCCGTAGCCGTTTACTTCCTTGACGGAAATTTCCTTACTCAGAGCCTCCTCAAGGCTCTCAACGGTCGGCTCCGCTCCCCACCAGTGAAAGGCCACGCAGGCGGGGTAGGCAAGCTCCTCTCCCGAACCGATTGAGATGGAGTAGAGGTTGTCAACGGCCCAGCGGGCTACTTTTTCAAATCCTGCCCGCAGTTTCGGAAGAATAGAGGCCATGCTCTCCTCTATCCTCCTGTCCTCAATCAGGTTCCAGACTGGAAATACCTCCCAGTCCGACGGGGTAAACCTGACGTGGCCGATTTCGTGGGCCACCATTGCCTCGGCCCACCACTCAAACCTCTCTATCGGCTCCCGCCACTTACCGCCGTAGCAAATCGCTACAACCCTGTGTTCCGGATGGTAGTAGGCGGGAGCCCCTTCGTCGTCCTTGAAGCGGACGACTATCCTCTTGCCGGGGCCCTGAAGGAGCTTCGCAAAGCTCCTTATTCCTTTTAAGTGGGGGATTTGCTCCTCAATAGGGAGCTTCCACCCCCACAGCTTCCCGGCCTCCTCAAGGTAGAGGCCTCTTTCCCCTTTCCAGCTCTCAAGAGTCCACTCTGCTACCTTCATCTTCCACCTCCTCTTTGAGTTTTTTCAGAGCCTCAGAACAGCTCCCTATCGGAGCTCTCCTCAAGCCCTGAATAAAAAGGGGGCGGGCAGGCCGCCCCTCTAAAAGACGGTTTCAATCAGCTTCTTCAGGCCTGCCACCTGCTCCTCGTTGGGGGTTCCGTCCATCTCCGCCCCCACGAGGCCGTACAGCCACGTGCAGGCGGCGGCCTCCTCAGGGGAAAGCCCTCCCTTGACTACCATCTCAGCCCAGTTGAGTAGGCTGGCTGTGTCAAGGGGGAAGTCGTACTCTCCCCTCTTTACGGCCTCTCTCTGGAGGTTGGCCACCTTGACCATCTTCTCGGCCACTTCCTTTGAGAGGCCGGTCCTCTTAACGATTAGACCTGCCTCAAGCTCAGGAGGCAGGTAGTAAAACTGAATTTTTGACTCAAACCTTCTCATCAAGGCGGGGTCAAGGGGGTGAACCTGATACGCCCCGCCCTCGTTCATCGCCCCGATGAACCTGAGGTTCTCAATCGGGGCCTCAATCGTTTCCCCCGTCAGGTGGTTGTAGAGAGTGTACTTCCCGCCTGACGGGTTCATAACTCCAATGAGAATGTTGAGATGCTTTGAGGGTATCCTGTTAATTTCGTCTATGAACAGGATTACCCTCCCCTTCTGGGCAAGGCGGAAAGCCTTTGTGAGCTTCCCGTCCACCCACTCAATAGAGTCTCCTTTCTTCACGAAAGCCCCAAGGAAGTCTATGTCCTGGAGGCTTTCGCTACCTGCTACGTAGCCCAGCTTGTAGCCCAGCTCCTTGGCTACTTCCCTCACCAGAACGGTTTTTCCCGTTCCGGTGGGGCCTTTGAGTAAAGCGTTCTTGTTGAGCTTCAGGGCAGTTAATAACTGCCCCTTTTGAGGGCCTACGAAGCCCTCAGTTTTGACCTCTGCTTTCGCAGAGGCCTTTGGCCCACCTGAGAGCTTCACCTTCTTCGGGAGCTCCTCGGGGGGTTCTATAACTCCGGCCGCCATTGCCCAATAGACGGCCCAGATGTGCTTGCAGCCCCCCTTGGCCCTGCTCCTCTGGTCTTCGCAGTCGCAGGACCAGGAGCTCCCATCGTAGCGAACCGTGTGCTCCTTGCCGTCGTAAACGACCCGGTAAGTCCCAGGGGCGACAAGGCTTTCGTCAAGTATCTCGGCCTTCCTCAGGAGCTCCTTACCCGCCTGAGAGCGGGTTTTTCCGTTCTTGTAGCGGTAGTCGTTGGGTTCAACAACCTTTACAGCCATATTCCACCTCCTCACTTGATTTTTCAGACCCTCAAGGCAAGCCCCGGCAGAGCCTCCCCTGAAGGCCCGAAA
The sequence above is a segment of the Thermovibrio ammonificans HB-1 genome. Coding sequences within it:
- a CDS encoding AAA family ATPase encodes the protein MAVKVVEPNDYRYKNGKTRSQAGKELLRKAEILDESLVAPGTYRVVYDGKEHTVRYDGSSWSCDCEDQRSRAKGGCKHIWAVYWAMAAGVIEPPEELPKKVKLSGGPKASAKAEVKTEGFVGPQKGQLLTALKLNKNALLKGPTGTGKTVLVREVAKELGYKLGYVAGSESLQDIDFLGAFVKKGDSIEWVDGKLTKAFRLAQKGRVILFIDEINRIPSKHLNILIGVMNPSGGKYTLYNHLTGETIEAPIENLRFIGAMNEGGAYQVHPLDPALMRRFESKIQFYYLPPELEAGLIVKRTGLSKEVAEKMVKVANLQREAVKRGEYDFPLDTASLLNWAEMVVKGGLSPEEAAACTWLYGLVGAEMDGTPNEEQVAGLKKLIETVF